In one Procambarus clarkii isolate CNS0578487 chromosome 87, FALCON_Pclarkii_2.0, whole genome shotgun sequence genomic region, the following are encoded:
- the LOC138358956 gene encoding skin secretory protein xP2-like, translating into MAEGRRARDDGGAETVDCDGKIHVDAPPGTQNCHKSAVSGAAPQKGAVSGAAPQQGAVSGTAPQQGAVSGTAPQKGAVSGTAPQQGAVSGMAPQQGAVSGTAPQQGAVSGTAPQKGAVSGTAPQQGAVSGTAPQQGAVSGTAPQKGAVSGTAPQQGAVSGTAPQQGAVSGTAPQKGAVSGTAPQQGAVSETAPQKGAVSGTAPQQGAVSGTAP; encoded by the exons ATGGCTGAAGGCCGAAGAGCTAGAGACGATGGAGGAGCTGAAACAGTTGATTGTGATGGAAAAATTCATGTCGATGCTCCACCCGGAACTCAAA ACTGCCACAAGAGTGCTGTGTCGGGGGCGGCACCACAGAAGGGTGCTGTGTCGGGGGCGGCGCCACAGCAGGGTGCTGTGTCGGGGACGGCGCCACAGCAGGGTGCTGTGTCGGGGACGGCGCCACAGAAGGGTGCTGTGTCGGGGACGGCGCCACAGCAGGGTGCTGTGTCGGGGATGGCGCCACAGCAGGGTGCTGTGTCGGGGACGGCGCCACAGCAGGGTGCTGTGTCGGGGACGGCGCCACAGAAGGGTGCTGTGTCGGGGACGGCGCCGCAGCAGGGTGCTGTGTCGGGGACGGCGCCACAGCAGGGTGCTGTGTCGGGGACGGCGCCACAGAAGGGTGCTGTGTCGGGGACGGCGCCACAGCAGGGTGCTGTGTCGGGGACGGCGCCACAGCAGGGTGCTGTGTCGGGGACGGCGCCACAGAAGGGTGCTGTGTCGGGGACGGCGCCACAGCAGGGTGCTGTGTCGGAGACGGCGCCACAGAAGGGTGCTGTGTCGGGGACGGCGCCACAGCAGGGTGCTGTGTCGGGGACGGCGCCATAG